One genomic region from Phycodurus eques isolate BA_2022a chromosome 16, UOR_Pequ_1.1, whole genome shotgun sequence encodes:
- the usp7 gene encoding ubiquitin carboxyl-terminal hydrolase 7 isoform X2 yields MNHHHHHTQQQQKAGEQQLSEPEDMEMEAGDTDDPPRIPANPVINGNMAMADGHNNTEEDMEDDTSWRSEATFRFVVERFSRLSESVLSPSCFVRNLPWKIMVMPRFYPDRPHQKSVGFFLQCNAESDSTSWSCHAQAMLKIINYKDDEKSFSRRIGHLFFHKENDWGFSNFMSWSDVTDPERGFIDDDKVTFEVYVQADAPHGVAWDSKKHTGYVGLKNQGATCYMNSLLQTLFFTNQLRRAVYMMPTEGDDSSKSVPLALQRVFYELQHSDKPVGTKKLTKSFGWETLDSFMQHDVQELCRVLLDNVENKMKGTCVEGTIPKLFRGKMVSYIQCKHVDYRSERIEDYYDIQLSIKGKKNIFESFKDYVATEQLDGDNKYDAGEHGLQEAEKGVKFLTFPPILHLQLMRFMYDPQTDQNIKINDRFEFPDQLPLDDFLQKPDSKDPANYILHAVLVHSGDNHGGHYVVYLNPKGDGKWCKFDDDVVSRCTKEEAIEHNYGGHDDDLSVRHCTNAYMLVYIRESKLSEVLLPMTDVDIPQQLVERLQEEKRVEAQKRKERQEAHLYMQVQMVTEDQFCGHQGNDMYDEEKVKYTVFKVLKSSTLQEFVQNLSQTMGFPQEQMRLWPMQARSNGTKRPAMLDYEADCNKSMIGLSDNENPWTIFLETVDPELAASGATLPKFDKDRDVMLFLKMYDPKTRSLNYCGHIYTPISCKIRDLLPVMCERAGFQQETSLILYEEVKPNLTERIQDYDVSLDKALDELMDGDIIVFQKDDPENDSSELPTAKEYFRDLYYRVDVIFCDKTIHNDPGFVVTLSNRMNYFQVAKTVALRLNTDPMLLQFFKSQGYRDGPGNPLRHNYEGTLRDLLQFFKPRQPKKLYYQQLKMKITDFENRRSFKSIWLNSQFREEEITLYPDKHGCVRDLLDECKKAVELSEKGSEKLRLLEIVSYKIIGVHQEDELLECLSPAASRTFRIEEIPVDQVDLDKESELLIPVAHFHKEVFGTFGIPFLLKIRQGESFREVMRRIQTMLEIQEKEFEKFKFAIVMMGRHQYITEDEYEVNLKDFEPQPGNMSHPRPWLGLDHFNKAPKRGRYTYLEKAIKIHN; encoded by the exons AtgaaccaccaccaccaccacacgcagcagcagcagaaagcCGGCGAGCAGCAGCTCAGTGAACCAGAGGATATGGAAATGGAAG CTGGGGACACCGACGACCCTCCAAGAATTCCGGCCAACCCAGTAATCAATGGTAACATGGCCATGGCAGACGGACACAATAACACAGAGGAGGATATGGAGGATG ACACTAGTTGGCGGTCAGAAGCAACCTTTAGGTTTGTGGTGGAGCGCTTCAGCCGCCTCAGTGAATCAGTTCTCAGCCCCTCCTGCTTTGTCCGCAATCTCCCATGGAAGATCATGGTGATGCCACGCTTCTACCCTGACCGGCCACACCAGAAGAGTGTGGGCTTCTTCTTGCAGTGCAATGCAGAATCAGACTCAAC GTCATGGTCGTGCCATGCACAGGCCATGCTAAAGATTATCAACTACAAAGACGATGAGAAGTCATTCAGTCGCAGGATTGGTCACCTGTTCTTTCACAAAGAGAATGACTGGGGCTTTTCCAACTTCATGTCCTGGAGT GATGTCACCGACCCAGAGAGGGGATTTATTGATGACGACAAAGTCACATTTGAGGTTTACGTCCAGGCAGATGCCCCACACGGAGTGGC CTGGGACTCAAAGAAACACACAGGCTATGTAGGACTCAAGAACCAAGGAGCTACCTGCTACATGAACAGCCTACTACAGACACTCTTTTTCACCAACCAACTACGTCGG GCAGTGTACATGATGCCCACAGAGGGagacgactcatccaagagcGTTCCTCTGGCATTGCAGAGGGTTTTCTATGAGCTGCAACACAGCGACAAGCCTGTCGGCACAAAGAAACTCACAAAGTCCTTTGG GTGGGAAACGCTAGATAGTTTCATGCAACATGATGTTCAAGAGCTCTGCAGGGTG CTCCTTGACAATGTGGAGAACAAAATGAAAGGAACTTGTGTTGAGGGAACAATCCCTAAACTCTTCAGGGGAAAGATGGTG TCATACATCCAGTGCAAGCATGTGGACTACCGATCGGAGCGGATAGAGGATTACTATGACATCCAGCTTAGCATAAAAGGAAAGAAGAACA TTTTTGAGTCATTCAAGGATTATGTCGCAACTGAACAGTTAGATGGGGACAACAAATATGATGCAGGAGAGCATGGCTTGCAG GAAGCTGAAAAAGGAGTGAAGTTTCTAACCTTTCCACCAATCCTTCACCTGCAGCTGATGAGGTTCATGTATGACCCACAGACTGACCAAAACATCAAGATTAATGACAG GTTTGAGTTTCCAGATCAATTACCGCTGGATGACTTCCTTCAGAAGCCAGACTCCAAGGACCCGGCCAACTACATCCTGCACGCTGTGCTCGTGCACAGCGGGGACAACCATGGCGGTCACTACGTCGTCTATCTTAACCCCAAGGGAGACGGCAAA TGGTGCAAGTTTGACGATGACGTTGTGTCACGCTGCACCAAGGAGGAGGCCATTGAGCACAACTATGGTGGACACGATGATGACCTCTCAGTTCGCCACTGCACCAACGCGTACATGTTGGTCTACATTCGGGAGTCTAAGCTCA GTGAGGTGCTCCTACCCATGACTGACGTGGACATACCCCAGCAGCTGGTGGAACGTCTGCAGGAGGAGAAGAGGGTGGAGGCACAGAAGAGGAAGGAGCGTCAAGAGGCTCATCTCTACATGCAAGTTCAG ATGGTGACAGAGGACCAGTTCTGTGGTCATCAGGGAAATGACATGTATGATGAGGAGAAGGTGAAATACACAGTCTTTAAAGTCCTGAAGAGCTCCACGCTGCAAGAGTTTGTCCAGAACCTCTCCCAGACCATG GGTTTCCCACAGGAGCAGATGAGGTTGTGGCCCATGCAAGCCCGTAGCAACGGAACTAAGCGGCCCGCTATGCTCGACTACGAGGCTGACTGCAACAAGTCG ATGATTGGCTTGAGTGACAATGAGAATCCATGGACAATATTTCTGGAGACAGTGGATCCTGAACTGGCAGCCAGTGGGGCCACGCTACCCAAGTTTGACAAAGATC GTGATGTCATGTTGTTCTTGAAGATGTATGACCCCAAAACAAGAAGTTTAAATTATTGTGGACATATCTACACACCTATATCCTGCAAAATAA GAGACCTGCTACCAGTCATGTGTGAGCGAGCAGGCTTTCAGCAGGAAACTAGCCTTATCCTCTATGAG GAAGTAAAGCCCAATCTAACAGAGCGGATTCAGGACTATGATGTCTCTCTGGACAAGGCCCTGGATGAACTCATGGACGGGGACATCATTGTCTTCCAGAA GGACGACCCAGAGAACGACAGCAGTGAGCTGCCAACGGCCAAGGAGTATTTCCGAGACCTCTACTACCGAGTAGATGTCATTTTCTGTGACAAGACCATCCACAATGATCCAGGCTTTGTGGTCACGCTGTCCAACCGCATGAACTATTTTCAG GTGGCGAAGACAGTAGCGCTGAGGTTGAATACAGATCCCATGCTGCTGCAGTTCTTTAAGTCACAGGG GTACAGGGACGGTCCAGGGAATCCTCTCAGACACAACTATGAGGGAACGCTGCGGGACCTGCTGCAATTCTTTAAACCTCGGCAGCCCAAGAAACTCTACTATCAGCAG TTGAAAATGAAGATCACTGACTTCGAAAACAGGAGGAGTTTTAAATCCATATGGCTCAACAGCCAGTTCAGAGAGGAG GAGATCACCCTCTACCCTGACAAACACGGTTGTGTTCGCGACCTGTTGGATGAATGTAAAAAGGCAGTGGAGCTCTCCGAAAAAGGATCCGAGAAGCTTAg GCTGTTAGAGATAGTAAGCTATAAAATCATTGGGGTTCACCAGGAGGACGAGCTTCTAGAATGTTTATCTCCAGCTGCCAGTCGCACCTTCAGAATAGAG GAGATTCCTGTGGACCAGGTGGATCTGGACAAGGAAAGCGAGCTTCTTATCCCTGTCGCTCATTTCCACAAGGAAGTCTTCGGGACGTTTGGGATACCCTTCTTGCTCAAAATTAGACAG GGTGAGTCTTTTCGAGAGGTGATGAGGAGGATCCAGACAATGTTGGAGATCCAAGagaaagaatttgagaag TTCAAGTTTGCCATTGTGATGATGGGTCGACATCAGTACATCACTGAAGACGAGTACGAGGTCAACCTGAAGGACTTTGAACCACAGCCAG GAAACATGTCGCACCCGCGTCCATGGCTCGGCTTGGATCATTTCAACAAAGCTCCAAAGAGAGGTCGCTATACCTACCTGGAGAAAGCAATCAAAATCCACAACTAA
- the usp7 gene encoding ubiquitin carboxyl-terminal hydrolase 7 isoform X3, with product MLWQPLADAGDTDDPPRIPANPVINGNMAMADGHNNTEEDMEDDTSWRSEATFRFVVERFSRLSESVLSPSCFVRNLPWKIMVMPRFYPDRPHQKSVGFFLQCNAESDSTSWSCHAQAMLKIINYKDDEKSFSRRIGHLFFHKENDWGFSNFMSWSDVTDPERGFIDDDKVTFEVYVQADAPHGVAWDSKKHTGYVGLKNQGATCYMNSLLQTLFFTNQLRRAVYMMPTEGDDSSKSVPLALQRVFYELQHSDKPVGTKKLTKSFGWETLDSFMQHDVQELCRVLLDNVENKMKGTCVEGTIPKLFRGKMVSYIQCKHVDYRSERIEDYYDIQLSIKGKKNIFESFKDYVATEQLDGDNKYDAGEHGLQEAEKGVKFLTFPPILHLQLMRFMYDPQTDQNIKINDRFEFPDQLPLDDFLQKPDSKDPANYILHAVLVHSGDNHGGHYVVYLNPKGDGKVSVKEPIWCKFDDDVVSRCTKEEAIEHNYGGHDDDLSVRHCTNAYMLVYIRESKLSEVLLPMTDVDIPQQLVERLQEEKRVEAQKRKERQEAHLYMQVQMVTEDQFCGHQGNDMYDEEKVKYTVFKVLKSSTLQEFVQNLSQTMGFPQEQMRLWPMQARSNGTKRPAMLDYEADCNKSMIGLSDNENPWTIFLETVDPELAASGATLPKFDKDRDVMLFLKMYDPKTRSLNYCGHIYTPISCKIRDLLPVMCERAGFQQETSLILYEEVKPNLTERIQDYDVSLDKALDELMDGDIIVFQKDDPENDSSELPTAKEYFRDLYYRVDVIFCDKTIHNDPGFVVTLSNRMNYFQVAKTVALRLNTDPMLLQFFKSQGYRDGPGNPLRHNYEGTLRDLLQFFKPRQPKKLYYQQLKMKITDFENRRSFKSIWLNSQFREEEITLYPDKHGCVRDLLDECKKAVELSEKGSEKLRLLEIVSYKIIGVHQEDELLECLSPAASRTFRIEEIPVDQVDLDKESELLIPVAHFHKEVFGTFGIPFLLKIRQGESFREVMRRIQTMLEIQEKEFEKFKFAIVMMGRHQYITEDEYEVNLKDFEPQPGNMSHPRPWLGLDHFNKAPKRGRYTYLEKAIKIHN from the exons ATGTTATGGCAGCCTCTCGCTGATG CTGGGGACACCGACGACCCTCCAAGAATTCCGGCCAACCCAGTAATCAATGGTAACATGGCCATGGCAGACGGACACAATAACACAGAGGAGGATATGGAGGATG ACACTAGTTGGCGGTCAGAAGCAACCTTTAGGTTTGTGGTGGAGCGCTTCAGCCGCCTCAGTGAATCAGTTCTCAGCCCCTCCTGCTTTGTCCGCAATCTCCCATGGAAGATCATGGTGATGCCACGCTTCTACCCTGACCGGCCACACCAGAAGAGTGTGGGCTTCTTCTTGCAGTGCAATGCAGAATCAGACTCAAC GTCATGGTCGTGCCATGCACAGGCCATGCTAAAGATTATCAACTACAAAGACGATGAGAAGTCATTCAGTCGCAGGATTGGTCACCTGTTCTTTCACAAAGAGAATGACTGGGGCTTTTCCAACTTCATGTCCTGGAGT GATGTCACCGACCCAGAGAGGGGATTTATTGATGACGACAAAGTCACATTTGAGGTTTACGTCCAGGCAGATGCCCCACACGGAGTGGC CTGGGACTCAAAGAAACACACAGGCTATGTAGGACTCAAGAACCAAGGAGCTACCTGCTACATGAACAGCCTACTACAGACACTCTTTTTCACCAACCAACTACGTCGG GCAGTGTACATGATGCCCACAGAGGGagacgactcatccaagagcGTTCCTCTGGCATTGCAGAGGGTTTTCTATGAGCTGCAACACAGCGACAAGCCTGTCGGCACAAAGAAACTCACAAAGTCCTTTGG GTGGGAAACGCTAGATAGTTTCATGCAACATGATGTTCAAGAGCTCTGCAGGGTG CTCCTTGACAATGTGGAGAACAAAATGAAAGGAACTTGTGTTGAGGGAACAATCCCTAAACTCTTCAGGGGAAAGATGGTG TCATACATCCAGTGCAAGCATGTGGACTACCGATCGGAGCGGATAGAGGATTACTATGACATCCAGCTTAGCATAAAAGGAAAGAAGAACA TTTTTGAGTCATTCAAGGATTATGTCGCAACTGAACAGTTAGATGGGGACAACAAATATGATGCAGGAGAGCATGGCTTGCAG GAAGCTGAAAAAGGAGTGAAGTTTCTAACCTTTCCACCAATCCTTCACCTGCAGCTGATGAGGTTCATGTATGACCCACAGACTGACCAAAACATCAAGATTAATGACAG GTTTGAGTTTCCAGATCAATTACCGCTGGATGACTTCCTTCAGAAGCCAGACTCCAAGGACCCGGCCAACTACATCCTGCACGCTGTGCTCGTGCACAGCGGGGACAACCATGGCGGTCACTACGTCGTCTATCTTAACCCCAAGGGAGACGGCAAAGTGAGTGTCAAGGAACCAATA TGGTGCAAGTTTGACGATGACGTTGTGTCACGCTGCACCAAGGAGGAGGCCATTGAGCACAACTATGGTGGACACGATGATGACCTCTCAGTTCGCCACTGCACCAACGCGTACATGTTGGTCTACATTCGGGAGTCTAAGCTCA GTGAGGTGCTCCTACCCATGACTGACGTGGACATACCCCAGCAGCTGGTGGAACGTCTGCAGGAGGAGAAGAGGGTGGAGGCACAGAAGAGGAAGGAGCGTCAAGAGGCTCATCTCTACATGCAAGTTCAG ATGGTGACAGAGGACCAGTTCTGTGGTCATCAGGGAAATGACATGTATGATGAGGAGAAGGTGAAATACACAGTCTTTAAAGTCCTGAAGAGCTCCACGCTGCAAGAGTTTGTCCAGAACCTCTCCCAGACCATG GGTTTCCCACAGGAGCAGATGAGGTTGTGGCCCATGCAAGCCCGTAGCAACGGAACTAAGCGGCCCGCTATGCTCGACTACGAGGCTGACTGCAACAAGTCG ATGATTGGCTTGAGTGACAATGAGAATCCATGGACAATATTTCTGGAGACAGTGGATCCTGAACTGGCAGCCAGTGGGGCCACGCTACCCAAGTTTGACAAAGATC GTGATGTCATGTTGTTCTTGAAGATGTATGACCCCAAAACAAGAAGTTTAAATTATTGTGGACATATCTACACACCTATATCCTGCAAAATAA GAGACCTGCTACCAGTCATGTGTGAGCGAGCAGGCTTTCAGCAGGAAACTAGCCTTATCCTCTATGAG GAAGTAAAGCCCAATCTAACAGAGCGGATTCAGGACTATGATGTCTCTCTGGACAAGGCCCTGGATGAACTCATGGACGGGGACATCATTGTCTTCCAGAA GGACGACCCAGAGAACGACAGCAGTGAGCTGCCAACGGCCAAGGAGTATTTCCGAGACCTCTACTACCGAGTAGATGTCATTTTCTGTGACAAGACCATCCACAATGATCCAGGCTTTGTGGTCACGCTGTCCAACCGCATGAACTATTTTCAG GTGGCGAAGACAGTAGCGCTGAGGTTGAATACAGATCCCATGCTGCTGCAGTTCTTTAAGTCACAGGG GTACAGGGACGGTCCAGGGAATCCTCTCAGACACAACTATGAGGGAACGCTGCGGGACCTGCTGCAATTCTTTAAACCTCGGCAGCCCAAGAAACTCTACTATCAGCAG TTGAAAATGAAGATCACTGACTTCGAAAACAGGAGGAGTTTTAAATCCATATGGCTCAACAGCCAGTTCAGAGAGGAG GAGATCACCCTCTACCCTGACAAACACGGTTGTGTTCGCGACCTGTTGGATGAATGTAAAAAGGCAGTGGAGCTCTCCGAAAAAGGATCCGAGAAGCTTAg GCTGTTAGAGATAGTAAGCTATAAAATCATTGGGGTTCACCAGGAGGACGAGCTTCTAGAATGTTTATCTCCAGCTGCCAGTCGCACCTTCAGAATAGAG GAGATTCCTGTGGACCAGGTGGATCTGGACAAGGAAAGCGAGCTTCTTATCCCTGTCGCTCATTTCCACAAGGAAGTCTTCGGGACGTTTGGGATACCCTTCTTGCTCAAAATTAGACAG GGTGAGTCTTTTCGAGAGGTGATGAGGAGGATCCAGACAATGTTGGAGATCCAAGagaaagaatttgagaag TTCAAGTTTGCCATTGTGATGATGGGTCGACATCAGTACATCACTGAAGACGAGTACGAGGTCAACCTGAAGGACTTTGAACCACAGCCAG GAAACATGTCGCACCCGCGTCCATGGCTCGGCTTGGATCATTTCAACAAAGCTCCAAAGAGAGGTCGCTATACCTACCTGGAGAAAGCAATCAAAATCCACAACTAA